A DNA window from Pseudomonas sp. B21-056 contains the following coding sequences:
- the tauD gene encoding taurine dioxygenase, which yields MSHPTVTPLSIALGAQISGIDISQPLSVEQRNLIEQALLEHQVLFFRNQPIDPVQQARFAACFGDLHIHPIYPNVPGQPEVLVLDTAVTDVRDNAVWHTDVTFLPTPAMGAVLSAKLLPPFGGDTLWASGIAAYEALSAPLKSLLHGLTATHDFTRSFPLERFGHTAADQVRWEETRRKNPPLSHPVVRTHPVSGRRSLFVNEGFTTRINELSETESEAILKLLFAHATRPEFTLRWRWQVNDVAFWDNRVTQHFAVDDYRPARRVMHRATVLGDVPFFE from the coding sequence ATGAGCCACCCAACCGTCACCCCGTTGAGTATCGCCCTTGGCGCGCAGATCAGCGGGATCGATATCAGCCAGCCGCTGAGCGTGGAACAGCGCAATCTCATTGAACAGGCATTGCTCGAACACCAGGTGCTGTTCTTTCGAAACCAGCCCATCGACCCGGTCCAACAGGCACGCTTCGCCGCCTGTTTTGGCGACCTGCATATTCATCCCATCTACCCCAATGTACCCGGGCAGCCCGAAGTGCTGGTGCTCGACACAGCCGTCACCGATGTTCGCGACAACGCCGTCTGGCACACCGACGTGACCTTCCTGCCGACCCCGGCCATGGGTGCAGTGCTCAGCGCCAAGCTGTTGCCGCCGTTCGGCGGCGATACGTTATGGGCCAGCGGTATTGCGGCGTATGAAGCCTTGTCGGCGCCTTTGAAAAGCCTGCTGCACGGCCTGACGGCCACCCACGACTTCACTCGGTCCTTTCCCCTGGAGCGTTTTGGTCATACCGCCGCGGACCAGGTTCGTTGGGAAGAAACACGGCGGAAAAATCCACCGCTATCCCATCCAGTGGTTCGCACCCATCCGGTGAGCGGTCGCCGGTCGCTGTTCGTCAACGAAGGCTTTACCACCCGCATCAATGAGCTGTCCGAAACCGAAAGCGAAGCCATCCTGAAACTGCTGTTCGCCCATGCCACCCGCCCGGAGTTCACCCTTCGCTGGCGCTGGCAGGTCAATGACGTGGCGTTCTGGGACAACCGCGTGACCCAGCATTTCGC
- the tauC gene encoding taurine ABC transporter permease TauC, which yields MSSYEIPVVVSEPATRQPARRARRPVSTQWISGLTLITLLSLWWAVTASGLIEPLFLPSPSAVLQKGWLLATSGYMDATLWQHLGASLGRIGLGLLLAVLTAVPVGIAIGSSRIARGVFDPLIEFYRPIPPLAYLPLIVIWCGIGEVSKVLLIYLAIFAPIAIATATGVRTVDPARVRAAQSLGATSAQLIRHVILPSALPDILTGIRIGLGVGWSTLVAAELIAATSGLGFMVQSAAQFLVTDVVVLGILVIALIAFAMEMSLRALQRKWVPWHGQAH from the coding sequence ATGAGCAGCTATGAAATCCCGGTCGTAGTCAGTGAACCCGCGACCAGGCAACCCGCCCGCCGCGCCCGGCGTCCCGTGAGTACGCAGTGGATCAGCGGCCTGACCTTGATCACGCTGCTGAGCCTCTGGTGGGCGGTTACGGCAAGCGGGTTGATCGAACCATTGTTCCTGCCCTCACCTTCCGCCGTCCTGCAAAAAGGCTGGCTACTCGCGACCAGTGGCTACATGGATGCCACCCTCTGGCAACACCTGGGCGCCAGCCTCGGACGGATCGGCCTGGGCCTGTTGCTGGCCGTGCTGACGGCGGTGCCGGTGGGCATTGCCATCGGCTCCAGCCGTATCGCCCGGGGCGTGTTCGATCCGCTGATCGAGTTCTACCGGCCGATTCCGCCACTGGCCTATCTGCCGCTGATCGTGATCTGGTGCGGCATCGGTGAAGTGTCGAAAGTGCTGCTGATCTACCTGGCGATTTTCGCCCCGATTGCCATCGCCACCGCCACCGGCGTACGCACGGTCGACCCGGCCAGGGTACGGGCTGCGCAATCTCTGGGCGCAACCTCGGCACAGTTGATTCGCCATGTGATCCTGCCCAGCGCCCTGCCCGACATCCTCACCGGCATTCGCATCGGCCTGGGTGTGGGCTGGTCGACACTGGTGGCCGCCGAACTGATCGCCGCCACCAGCGGCCTGGGGTTCATGGTGCAGTCGGCGGCGCAGTTCCTGGTCACCGATGTGGTGGTGCTGGGAATCCTGGTCATCGCCCTCATCGCCTTCGCCATGGAAATGAGCTTGCGCGCCCTGCAACGCAAGTGGGTGCCGTGGCATGGCCAGGCCCATTGA
- the tauB gene encoding taurine ABC transporter ATP-binding subunit, translated as MALLQLERIGAQYPGASEAVLTDISLTLGPQQLLVALGPSGSGKTSLLNLIAGFVEPSAGQITLDGVPVKGPGAERGVVFQDDALLPWQDVLANVGFGLELAGVSKDKREARAREMLALVDLAGFEQRRVWQLSGGQKQRVGLARALAADPRVLLMDEPFGALDAFTREQMQELLLQVWQRTAKPVFLITHDIEEAVFLATELILLAPNPGRIVERLSLDFSRRYGAGESARSIKSDPRFIEIREHVLAKVFAQRSATRRQETV; from the coding sequence ATGGCCTTGCTACAGCTGGAGCGCATCGGCGCACAGTATCCCGGTGCGTCGGAAGCGGTGTTGACGGACATTTCACTGACCCTGGGGCCGCAGCAACTGCTGGTTGCCCTCGGGCCGTCCGGCAGTGGCAAGACGTCGTTGCTGAACTTGATTGCCGGGTTTGTCGAGCCCAGCGCCGGGCAGATCACCCTCGACGGCGTGCCCGTCAAGGGCCCGGGCGCCGAGCGCGGCGTAGTGTTCCAAGACGATGCGCTATTGCCTTGGCAGGACGTGCTGGCAAACGTCGGGTTCGGCCTGGAACTGGCGGGTGTTTCAAAGGACAAGCGCGAAGCCCGGGCCCGGGAAATGCTGGCCCTGGTGGACCTGGCCGGTTTCGAGCAACGCCGCGTCTGGCAGCTCTCCGGCGGCCAGAAGCAGCGCGTCGGCCTGGCCCGGGCGCTGGCGGCCGATCCACGGGTGCTGCTGATGGACGAACCCTTCGGTGCGCTGGATGCGTTCACCCGTGAACAGATGCAGGAGCTGTTGCTGCAGGTCTGGCAACGCACTGCCAAACCGGTGTTCCTGATTACCCATGACATCGAAGAGGCCGTGTTTCTCGCCACCGAACTGATCCTGCTGGCGCCCAATCCGGGACGGATTGTCGAGCGACTGAGCCTGGACTTCAGCCGGCGCTACGGGGCCGGGGAGTCGGCGCGGTCGATCAAGTCCGATCCACGCTTCATCGAAATCCGTGAACATGTGCTTGCCAAAGTGTTCGCCCAACGCAGCGCCACCCGACGCCAGGAGACGGTATGA
- the tauA gene encoding taurine ABC transporter substrate-binding protein — MTLSFPLRLLAAASLAAASLFAQAADLTVAYQTTVDPAKVAQADGAYEKATQASIDWRKFDNGADVITAIASGDVQIGYLGSSPLTAAITRKVPVETFLIATQIGAAEALVARDGSGIKTPQDLIGKKIAVPFVSTGHYSLLAALKHWNIDPSKVTVLNLAPPAIIAAWKRGDIDATYVWDPALGVAKENGKVLITSAELAQFGAPTFDAWIVRKDFAQKHPEIVTAFAKVTLDAYAQYRKDPQAWLADTAHIEKLVKLSGAKASDIPLLLQGNVFPLAADQVVSLGAPTTQAITATAAFLKEQGKVEAVLPDYAPYVSAKYITR; from the coding sequence ATGACTTTGAGTTTTCCCCTTCGCCTTCTCGCCGCCGCCTCCCTGGCCGCCGCGAGTCTGTTTGCCCAAGCCGCCGACCTGACCGTCGCCTACCAGACCACCGTCGATCCGGCCAAAGTCGCCCAGGCCGACGGCGCCTATGAAAAAGCCACCCAGGCCAGCATCGACTGGCGCAAATTCGACAACGGCGCCGACGTCATCACCGCCATCGCCTCGGGCGACGTGCAGATCGGCTACCTCGGTTCCAGCCCGCTGACCGCCGCCATCACGCGCAAGGTCCCGGTGGAAACCTTCCTCATCGCCACCCAGATCGGCGCCGCCGAGGCCCTGGTGGCCCGCGACGGCTCCGGGATCAAGACTCCGCAGGACCTGATCGGCAAAAAAATCGCCGTACCGTTCGTTTCCACCGGCCACTACAGCCTGCTCGCCGCGTTGAAGCACTGGAACATCGACCCATCGAAGGTCACCGTCCTCAATCTCGCGCCACCGGCCATCATCGCCGCCTGGAAGCGTGGCGACATCGATGCCACCTACGTCTGGGACCCGGCCCTGGGCGTGGCCAAGGAAAACGGCAAGGTGTTGATTACGTCGGCGGAGCTGGCCCAATTCGGCGCGCCGACTTTCGACGCCTGGATCGTGCGCAAGGACTTCGCACAGAAGCACCCGGAAATCGTCACCGCTTTCGCCAAGGTTACCCTGGACGCCTACGCCCAATACCGCAAGGATCCGCAAGCCTGGTTGGCCGACACCGCCCACATCGAGAAACTGGTGAAGCTCTCCGGCGCCAAGGCCAGCGATATCCCGCTGTTGCTGCAAGGCAACGTGTTCCCACTGGCGGCCGACCAGGTCGTGAGCCTCGGCGCACCGACCACCCAGGCCATCACCGCCACCGCCGCGTTCCTCAAGGAGCAAGGCAAGGTGGAAGCGGTACTGCCCGACTACGCCCCTTACGTCAGCGCCAAATACATCACTCGCTGA
- the gshA gene encoding glutamate--cysteine ligase — MSDLLNRRLALLGERANLSLLEQCLHGIERECLRVTDGGRLALTAHPEALGSALTNEQITTDYSESLLEFITPALADPAETLSSLDRIHRFVYSKLGDEYLWSPSMPCPLPAEEEIPIAYYGTSNIGRLKYVYRQGLALRYGKTMQCIAGIHYNFSLPEKLWPLLRQAEAADVSDRDFQSLAYIALIRNFRRYSWLLMYLFGASPALDAGFLRGRPHQLEQLDPDTLYLPYATSLRMSDLGYQSNAQAGLTPCYNDLASYTDSLRKAVATPYAPYVEVGTHQNGEWVQLNTNILQIENEYYSNIRPKRVTYTGERPIQALMARGIQYVEVRCLDINPFLPLGIDVTESRFLDAFLLYCGLNESPLFESSECGNATNNFLTVVKEGRKPGLQLQRQGQSVDMQAWAIELLEQIAPLASLLDQSHGGDAHRQALDAQLAKVRDPSLTPSAQVLAAMAEHQESFAQFSLRQSKAHAEFFRAEPLPAQEQAAFEASARESLAQQAELEQNEVGDFDVFVGSYQASILAISN; from the coding sequence TTGAGCGACCTTTTAAACCGCCGCCTGGCCCTGCTTGGCGAGCGCGCCAACCTCTCCCTGCTCGAGCAGTGCCTGCACGGTATCGAACGTGAATGCCTGCGCGTCACGGACGGCGGGCGCCTGGCGTTGACCGCGCATCCCGAAGCCCTGGGCTCGGCGCTGACCAACGAACAGATCACCACCGACTATTCCGAGTCGCTGCTGGAGTTCATCACTCCGGCCCTGGCGGACCCGGCCGAGACCCTGAGCAGCCTCGACAGGATCCACCGGTTTGTCTACAGCAAACTCGGTGATGAATACCTGTGGAGTCCGTCGATGCCGTGCCCGCTGCCGGCGGAAGAAGAGATCCCGATCGCGTACTACGGCACCTCGAACATCGGTCGGCTCAAGTACGTCTATCGCCAGGGCCTGGCGCTGCGCTATGGCAAGACCATGCAATGCATCGCCGGGATCCACTACAACTTCTCCCTGCCGGAAAAACTCTGGCCGCTGCTGCGCCAGGCCGAGGCGGCAGATGTCAGCGACCGTGATTTCCAGTCGCTGGCCTACATCGCGCTGATCCGTAATTTCCGTCGTTACAGCTGGTTGCTGATGTACCTGTTCGGTGCCTCGCCGGCCCTGGACGCCGGTTTCCTGCGTGGCCGCCCGCACCAGTTGGAGCAACTGGACCCGGACACGCTATACCTGCCCTATGCCACCAGCCTGCGCATGAGCGACCTGGGTTACCAGAGCAACGCCCAGGCCGGCTTGACGCCGTGCTACAACGACCTGGCCAGTTACACCGACAGCCTGCGCAAAGCGGTGGCGACGCCTTATGCACCGTATGTCGAGGTCGGCACGCATCAGAACGGCGAGTGGGTACAGCTCAACACCAACATCCTGCAGATCGAAAACGAGTACTACTCCAACATCCGCCCCAAACGCGTGACCTACACCGGCGAACGTCCGATCCAGGCCTTGATGGCCCGGGGCATCCAGTACGTTGAAGTGCGCTGCCTGGACATCAACCCGTTCCTGCCGCTGGGCATCGATGTCACCGAATCCCGTTTCCTCGATGCGTTCCTGTTGTATTGCGGCCTCAACGAGAGCCCGTTGTTCGAAAGCAGCGAATGCGGCAATGCCACGAACAACTTCCTGACCGTGGTCAAGGAAGGCCGCAAGCCGGGCCTGCAATTGCAACGCCAGGGCCAATCGGTGGACATGCAGGCCTGGGCCATCGAACTGCTGGAACAGATTGCGCCGCTGGCCTCGTTGCTCGACCAGAGCCACGGTGGCGATGCTCACCGCCAGGCCCTGGATGCGCAACTGGCGAAGGTGCGGGATCCGTCCCTGACCCCATCCGCCCAGGTACTGGCGGCCATGGCGGAACATCAGGAAAGCTTCGCCCAGTTCTCCCTGCGCCAGAGCAAGGCCCACGCCGAGTTCTTCCGTGCCGAACCATTGCCTGCCCAGGAACAGGCCGCGTTCGAAGCCTCCGCTCGCGAATCCCTGGCCCAGCAAGCCGAACTGGAACAGAACGAAGTCGGGGATTTCGACGTGTTCGTGGGTTCGTACCAGGCGAGCATTCTGGCGATCAGTAACTGA
- a CDS encoding PaaI family thioesterase, whose product MDAPAGLVESAFFKLLGCRLHSLGDGVAQVALALEPPLRNRGGKLHGGALFSLVDIAMGLACSSVHGFDQQSATIECKINYIRAVSDGEVLCTARVLHPGRRTLVVEAEVTQGDKLVAKAQGTFAVL is encoded by the coding sequence ATGGACGCGCCGGCCGGGTTGGTGGAAAGCGCCTTCTTCAAGCTGCTCGGCTGCCGCCTGCACAGCCTGGGGGACGGGGTCGCGCAAGTTGCCCTGGCCCTGGAGCCGCCGCTGCGCAATCGTGGCGGCAAGCTGCACGGCGGCGCGCTGTTCAGTCTGGTGGACATCGCCATGGGCCTGGCTTGCTCCAGTGTCCATGGCTTTGATCAGCAGAGCGCGACCATCGAATGCAAGATCAACTACATTCGCGCCGTGTCCGACGGCGAGGTGCTGTGCACGGCCCGGGTCCTGCACCCGGGCCGACGCACCCTGGTGGTCGAGGCTGAGGTGACCCAGGGCGACAAGCTGGTCGCAAAAGCACAAGGCACCTTCGCTGTCCTATAG
- a CDS encoding Tex family protein, which translates to MDSINSRIAEELGVRPQQVEAAVALLDEGSTVPFIARYRKEVTGSLDDTQLRHLEERLRYLRELDERRISILASIQEQGKLTPALERDIKLADTKTRLEDLYLPYKQKRRTKGQIALEAGLGELADGLFNDPTLAPEAEAARFVDAAKGVADVKAALEGAKYILMERFAEDANLLEKLRSFLKQEAILSARVIAGKEEEGAKFRDYFEHDEPLKSMPSHRALAIFRGRNEGILSSALKVGDELPGTMHPCEGMIGQQFGIQNQNRAADKWLAEVVRWTWKVKLYTHLETDLLGELRDNAETEAINVFAHNLHDLLLAAPAGPRATLGLDPGLRTGCKVAVVDSTGKLLDHATVYPHVPHNKWDQTLAVLAALCAKHSVDLIAIGNGTASRETDKLAADLIKKYPAMKMTKVMVSEAGASVYSASELASKEFPDLDVSIRGAVSIARRLQDPLAELVKIDPKSIGVGQYQHDVSQLKLARGLDAVVEDCVNAVGVDVNTASVALLARISGLNATLAQNIVTHRDEHGAFKTRAALKKVPRLGEKTFEQAAGFLRVMNGDNPLDSSAVHPEAYPLVQRIAAQTDRDIRSLIGDASFLKRLDPKKFTDETFGLPTVTDILQELEKPGRDPRPEFKTAEFQEGVEDLKDLQPGMILEGVVTNVTNFGAFVDIGVHQDGLVHISALSEKFIKDPREAVKAGDVVKVKVMEVDIPRKRVGLSMRMSDTPGEKVDGARGPRPGSAPRPSQNTAPRKETATAAPANNAMASLFANAKQLKKR; encoded by the coding sequence ATGGACAGCATCAACAGCCGCATCGCCGAGGAACTCGGCGTACGCCCGCAACAGGTCGAAGCGGCCGTAGCGCTACTCGATGAAGGCTCCACGGTGCCTTTTATCGCCCGTTACCGGAAAGAAGTGACCGGCAGCCTCGATGACACCCAATTGCGTCATCTGGAAGAGCGCCTGCGCTACCTGCGTGAACTCGACGAACGGCGCATCAGCATCCTGGCCAGCATCCAGGAACAGGGCAAGCTGACCCCGGCGCTCGAACGCGACATCAAGTTGGCGGACACCAAGACCCGCCTCGAAGACTTGTACCTGCCCTACAAGCAGAAGCGTCGGACCAAGGGCCAGATCGCCCTGGAAGCCGGCCTCGGTGAGCTGGCGGACGGGCTGTTCAACGACCCGACCCTGGCGCCGGAAGCCGAAGCCGCGCGTTTCGTCGATGCCGCAAAAGGCGTGGCCGACGTGAAGGCGGCGCTGGAAGGCGCCAAGTACATCCTCATGGAGCGCTTCGCCGAAGACGCCAACCTGCTGGAGAAACTGCGCAGCTTCCTCAAACAGGAAGCCATCCTCAGTGCCCGCGTGATTGCCGGCAAGGAAGAGGAAGGGGCGAAGTTTCGTGATTACTTCGAACATGACGAACCGCTCAAGAGCATGCCGTCCCACCGCGCCCTGGCGATTTTCCGTGGCCGCAACGAAGGTATCCTCAGCTCCGCGCTGAAGGTCGGCGATGAGTTGCCCGGCACCATGCACCCCTGCGAAGGCATGATCGGCCAACAGTTCGGCATCCAGAACCAGAACCGGGCCGCCGACAAATGGTTGGCCGAAGTGGTGCGCTGGACCTGGAAGGTCAAGCTCTACACCCACCTGGAAACCGACCTGCTGGGCGAACTGCGCGACAACGCCGAGACCGAGGCCATCAACGTCTTCGCCCACAACCTGCACGACCTGCTGCTGGCCGCACCGGCCGGCCCACGCGCCACCCTGGGCCTGGACCCGGGCCTGCGCACCGGCTGCAAGGTGGCGGTGGTGGATTCCACCGGCAAGTTGCTGGATCACGCGACAGTCTACCCGCACGTGCCGCACAACAAATGGGACCAGACCCTCGCGGTGCTCGCCGCCCTGTGCGCCAAGCATTCGGTGGACCTGATCGCCATTGGCAACGGCACCGCCAGCCGCGAGACGGACAAACTGGCCGCCGATCTGATCAAGAAATACCCGGCCATGAAGATGACCAAGGTCATGGTCTCCGAGGCCGGCGCTTCTGTTTACTCCGCATCGGAACTGGCCTCCAAGGAGTTCCCGGACCTGGATGTGTCGATCCGTGGCGCGGTATCGATTGCCCGCCGCTTGCAGGATCCCCTGGCGGAGCTGGTGAAGATCGACCCGAAATCCATCGGTGTCGGCCAATACCAGCACGACGTGTCCCAGCTGAAACTGGCCCGCGGCCTGGACGCCGTGGTGGAAGACTGCGTGAACGCCGTGGGTGTGGACGTGAACACCGCTTCGGTGGCGCTGTTGGCGCGGATCTCGGGCCTCAACGCGACGCTGGCGCAGAACATCGTGACTCACCGCGATGAGCACGGCGCATTCAAGACCCGCGCCGCGTTGAAGAAAGTCCCGCGCCTGGGGGAAAAGACCTTCGAACAGGCCGCCGGCTTCCTGCGCGTCATGAACGGCGACAATCCCCTGGATTCGTCGGCCGTCCACCCCGAAGCCTATCCGCTGGTACAACGCATCGCCGCCCAGACCGATCGCGACATCCGCTCACTGATCGGTGACGCCTCGTTCCTCAAGCGCCTGGATCCGAAGAAGTTCACCGACGAAACCTTCGGCCTGCCCACCGTCACCGACATCCTGCAAGAGCTGGAGAAGCCGGGCCGCGACCCGCGTCCCGAGTTCAAGACCGCCGAATTCCAGGAAGGCGTCGAAGACCTCAAGGACCTGCAACCCGGCATGATCCTCGAGGGCGTGGTGACCAACGTCACCAATTTCGGTGCGTTCGTCGATATCGGCGTGCATCAGGACGGTCTGGTGCACATTTCGGCGCTGTCGGAGAAGTTCATCAAGGACCCGCGCGAAGCCGTGAAGGCCGGTGACGTGGTGAAAGTGAAGGTCATGGAAGTCGACATCCCGCGCAAACGCGTCGGCCTGTCGATGCGTATGAGCGACACACCAGGCGAGAAAGTCGACGGCGCCCGCGGCCCTCGTCCAGGCTCGGCACCGCGCCCGTCGCAGAACACCGCGCCGCGCAAGGAAACCGCCACGGCGGCCCCGGCCAACAATGCCATGGCCTCGCTGTTCGCCAATGCCAAGCAATTGAAGAAACGCTGA
- the ompR gene encoding two-component system response regulator OmpR has protein sequence MSSTAQTAEGEKILIVDDDPGLSSLLERFFVSKGYRARTVPNTEQMDRLLAREVFNLVVLDLMLPGEDGLTACRRLRGANNQIPIIMLTAKGDELSRIKGLELGADDYLAKPFNPDELMARVKAVLRRQSAPVPGAPGSEDESVTFGDYELSLATRELKRGDEVHMLTTGEFAVLKALVMNARQPLTRDKLMNLARGREWDALERSIDVQISRLRRMIEPDPSKPRYIQTVWGVGYVFVPDGAAGK, from the coding sequence ATGAGCAGCACTGCACAAACTGCTGAAGGCGAAAAAATTCTTATCGTTGACGACGACCCGGGGCTGAGCAGCCTGCTGGAGCGTTTTTTCGTCAGCAAGGGCTACCGCGCCCGCACCGTACCCAATACCGAACAGATGGATCGGCTGCTGGCCCGTGAAGTCTTCAACCTGGTGGTACTGGACCTGATGCTGCCTGGCGAGGACGGCCTGACAGCCTGCCGCCGCCTGCGCGGCGCGAACAACCAGATCCCGATCATCATGCTCACCGCCAAGGGCGATGAGCTGAGCCGTATCAAGGGCCTGGAACTGGGCGCCGACGACTACCTGGCCAAGCCGTTCAATCCGGACGAGCTCATGGCCCGGGTCAAGGCGGTCCTGCGTCGTCAGTCGGCCCCGGTGCCGGGTGCCCCGGGCAGCGAAGATGAAAGCGTGACCTTCGGCGACTATGAACTGTCCCTGGCCACCCGTGAGCTCAAGCGTGGCGACGAGGTTCACATGCTGACCACCGGCGAATTCGCCGTGCTCAAGGCCCTGGTGATGAACGCTCGTCAACCGTTGACCCGGGACAAGCTGATGAACCTGGCCCGTGGTCGCGAGTGGGATGCGCTGGAGCGCTCCATCGACGTACAGATTTCCCGTCTGCGCCGGATGATCGAACCCGATCCTTCCAAGCCGCGCTATATCCAGACCGTCTGGGGCGTGGGCTATGTATTCGTGCCGGATGGCGCCGCCGGCAAATGA
- a CDS encoding ATP-binding protein produces MKTPVWFPQSFFSRTLWLVLIVVLFSKALTLVYLLMNEDVLVDRQYSHGVALTLRAYWAADETNRAKIAEAATLIRVVGAGVPEGEQHWPYSEIYQRQMQAELGADTEVRLRMHSPPALWVRAPSLGDGWLKVPLYPHPLRGQKIWNVLGWFLAIGLLSTASAWIFVSQLNQPLKRLVYAARQLGQGRSVRLPISDTPSEMTEVYRAFNQMAEDVEQAGRERELMLAGVSHDLRTPLTRLRLSLELMGEHTDLTHEMVRDIEDMDAILDQFLAFIRDGRDESVEEVDLSELVREVVAPYNQGDEKVHLQLEPIQPFPLRRVSMKRLLNNLIGNALNHAGTGVEVAAYVSGDTNAPYVVLSVMDRGAGIDPSELEAIFNPFTRGDRARGGKGTGLGLAIVKRIASMHGGNVELRNRVGGGLEARVRLPLGLMLPRDAV; encoded by the coding sequence ATGAAAACCCCGGTTTGGTTTCCCCAGAGTTTCTTCTCCCGCACCCTCTGGCTGGTGCTGATCGTCGTGCTCTTTTCCAAGGCGCTGACGTTGGTCTACCTGCTGATGAACGAAGACGTCCTGGTGGACCGCCAGTACAGTCATGGCGTTGCCTTGACCCTGCGGGCCTATTGGGCGGCCGATGAAACCAATCGGGCGAAGATCGCCGAGGCGGCGACGCTGATCCGGGTGGTCGGTGCCGGTGTACCGGAAGGCGAACAGCACTGGCCCTACAGCGAGATCTATCAACGGCAGATGCAGGCCGAACTAGGCGCCGATACCGAGGTGCGCTTGCGCATGCACTCGCCCCCGGCGCTGTGGGTGCGCGCTCCGAGCCTGGGGGATGGCTGGCTGAAGGTGCCGTTGTACCCGCATCCCCTGCGTGGGCAGAAAATCTGGAACGTGCTGGGCTGGTTCCTGGCCATCGGCCTGCTGTCGACGGCGTCGGCGTGGATCTTTGTCAGCCAGCTCAACCAGCCGTTGAAACGCCTGGTCTATGCCGCCCGACAGTTGGGCCAGGGGCGCAGCGTGCGGCTGCCCATCAGTGACACGCCCAGTGAAATGACCGAGGTGTACCGGGCCTTCAACCAGATGGCCGAGGATGTCGAGCAGGCCGGACGCGAGCGTGAGCTGATGCTCGCCGGTGTCTCCCATGACCTGCGCACGCCGCTGACCCGGTTGCGGCTGTCGCTGGAACTAATGGGCGAGCATACCGACCTGACCCATGAAATGGTCCGTGACATCGAAGACATGGATGCGATTCTCGACCAGTTCCTGGCGTTCATCCGCGACGGACGTGATGAGTCGGTGGAGGAAGTGGACCTCAGCGAGCTGGTGCGCGAAGTGGTCGCGCCCTACAACCAGGGCGACGAAAAAGTGCATCTGCAACTGGAGCCGATCCAGCCGTTCCCGTTGCGTCGGGTGTCGATGAAGCGGTTGCTGAACAACCTGATCGGCAATGCCCTGAACCATGCCGGCACTGGCGTCGAGGTGGCAGCCTATGTTTCTGGCGACACCAACGCGCCTTATGTGGTGCTGAGCGTCATGGACCGTGGTGCCGGGATCGATCCGTCGGAGCTGGAAGCCATTTTCAATCCCTTCACCCGTGGCGACCGTGCCCGGGGTGGAAAGGGCACGGGGTTGGGCCTGGCGATCGTCAAGCGCATTGCCTCGATGCACGGTGGCAACGTCGAGCTGCGCAACCGCGTTGGTGGCGGGCTCGAAGCGCGGGTGCGGTTGCCGTTGGGGTTGATGTTGCCCAGGGATGCGGTATAG
- the rimK gene encoding 30S ribosomal protein S6--L-glutamate ligase, with amino-acid sequence MKIAVLSRNPRLYSTRRLVEAGTERGHEMVVIDTLRAYMNIASHKPQIHYRGQPLEGFDAVIPRIGASVTFYGCAVLRQFEMMGVFPLNESVAIARARDKLRSLQLLSRRGIGLPVTGFAHSPDDIPDLIAMVNGAPLVIKVLEGTQGIGVVLCETATAAESVIEAFMGLKQNIMVQEYIKEAGGADIRCFVVGDKVIASMKRQARPGEFRSNLHRGGSASLIKITPEERMTALRAAKVMGLAVAGVDILRSNHGPLVMEVNSSPGLEGIETTTSKNVAGIIIEHLEKNGGPNMTRTKGKG; translated from the coding sequence ATGAAGATCGCTGTGCTGTCGCGTAATCCGCGTCTGTATTCCACTCGTCGCCTGGTTGAAGCCGGGACTGAGCGTGGCCATGAAATGGTGGTGATCGACACCCTGCGCGCCTATATGAACATCGCCAGCCACAAGCCGCAGATCCACTACCGGGGCCAGCCGCTGGAAGGGTTCGACGCGGTGATCCCGCGTATCGGCGCATCCGTGACCTTCTATGGTTGCGCCGTGTTGCGTCAGTTCGAAATGATGGGAGTGTTCCCGCTCAACGAATCCGTGGCTATCGCCCGTGCCCGGGACAAGCTGCGTTCGCTGCAACTGCTGTCGCGGCGCGGCATCGGCCTGCCGGTCACCGGTTTTGCCCATTCTCCCGACGACATCCCCGACCTGATCGCGATGGTCAATGGCGCACCGCTGGTCATCAAGGTGCTGGAAGGTACCCAGGGTATCGGCGTGGTCCTGTGTGAAACCGCGACGGCGGCAGAATCGGTGATCGAAGCATTCATGGGCCTGAAGCAGAACATCATGGTCCAGGAGTACATCAAGGAAGCGGGTGGCGCGGACATCCGCTGTTTCGTGGTCGGCGACAAGGTCATCGCGTCGATGAAGCGTCAGGCCCGGCCTGGGGAGTTTCGCTCCAACCTGCATCGCGGCGGCAGCGCCAGCCTGATCAAGATCACCCCGGAAGAACGCATGACCGCCCTGCGCGCCGCAAAGGTCATGGGCCTGGCCGTGGCGGGTGTCGACATCCTGCGCTCCAATCACGGCCCTTTGGTGATGGAGGTCAACTCCTCGCCAGGCCTGGAAGGCATCGAGACCACCACGAGCAAGAACGTGGCGGGGATCATCATCGAGCATCTGGAAAAGAATGGCGGGCCGAACATGACCCGGACCAAGGGCAAGGGTTAA